The Porphyromonas sp. oral taxon 275 DNA window CTCGGGCTACCGCATGGCGGGGCTCAACGAGCGCCTGCAGACCGAGCTACGACGCACCACCGAGACCGAGGTCGAGACCAAGCTAGATGAGGTCTACTGGCAGGTCGTCAGCCTCCGCAGCAAGGAGCGCCTCCTGGGCCAGGTCATCAGCCTCCTCGAGCGCACCACGAAGGACGTCGACGCCGCCATAGAGACGGGCGTCGCCACCAAGGCCGACGGGCTGGCTATACGTACCAAGCTAAGCGAGGCCGAGGTCAAGCGCAGCAAGGTCACCAACGGCCTAGCCCTCTCGCGCATGCTACTGGCGGACCTCTGCGGGCTGGAGGAGGACGAACCCTTCACCCTGGCCGACGAGGCCGAGATACAGACCGAGCTCCAGCTGGAGGCCGCCCGTGCCTACCAGAGCGAGGATATAGCCGCCGCCGTGGAGCGCCGCAGCGAGGTACGTAGCCTGCGCCTGGTGGACAGCATCTACGGCCTCAAGGTACGCATGGAGACGGCCGATCTGCTGCCTCAGCTCTATGGCTTCGCCAGCTACTCGGCGACCAATCCGAATAGCTTCAACGGGACGAAGAAGGAATTTGGCAGCCAGTACTACCTCGGCGTGATGCTGCAGGTACCGATCTCCGACCTCTTCTCCGCCACCTTCCGCCGCCGCCAGGCACGCAGCGAGCAGACGGCCAAGCAGCTCCAGCTCGCGGAGGCGCGCAGCAAG harbors:
- a CDS encoding TolC family protein, translated to MYRHHLRPLLVTLGLVSALASGTELRAQRTLSLDSCRRLALSHSRLLEQCDAEAAGATAKRQEVLTKFFPQVSARGLYLHMQKELHLIDWSTPLAGYNFIIPDRIRQLGTIDLRNVWVANVTAIQPLYLGGKLVSGYRMAGLNERLQTELRRTTETEVETKLDEVYWQVVSLRSKERLLGQVISLLERTTKDVDAAIETGVATKADGLAIRTKLSEAEVKRSKVTNGLALSRMLLADLCGLEEDEPFTLADEAEIQTELQLEAARAYQSEDIAAAVERRSEVRSLRLVDSIYGLKVRMETADLLPQLYGFASYSATNPNSFNGTKKEFGSQYYLGVMLQVPISDLFSATFRRRQARSEQTAKQLQLAEARSKISLQIKQALRAVEDARRAWSASLKAVELARENMRYAEVGYREGVIPLINYTQSQTAWMSAQDGLIDSQIQLLLSKSKLKNILAL